A region of the Anolis carolinensis isolate JA03-04 chromosome 1, rAnoCar3.1.pri, whole genome shotgun sequence genome:
GTTAAATTAACAGGTAAGTCCAGACAGCTGTCTGCCTCATAATCTCACTGGCGGGCCTGATGTTGGCTACCGTCAAGATGGACCTTGACTCATAATCTGCAGCTCTGCATACTATAAGTGTGGAGTTATCTAGTATTCTTGATTTCTTCAGATTTATTGCTAAAATTTTGTCTTGTGAAGTAGAAACAGTCCCACATTAAGATACATGAAAACATACTTGAAAAAGTATTACAGCACAGAACCAAAGTGCTTACCAATGTGTAAGACTAACATTAAATTATATTTAGTGTTACACCTTTGTTGCATACTGTGGTAAATTAGTACTTTAATATTGCCTTGGATTGTAATAATTGTCCTGAGGTAGGTTAGAAGTAATGCTAAGGTCTACCATATTAGCATTCTTTActaaggtaagggtaaaggttttcccctgacattaagtccagtcgtgtccgactctgggggttggtgctcatctccatttctaagccgaagagccggcgttgtccgtagacacctccaagatcatgtggccggcatgactgcatggaatgccgttaccttatttatttatttccagcatttgtactccgcccttctcacccggggggactcagggcggcttacaacagttggcaacatttaattccaagaacataataataaaacaaaaacagtacatataatcaattaaaactataaaaatacatcattaaaatacattataaaaattaaaacatatgtaaattagatcaatttgtataaaaacctcatgcttcagccttcaatcggaccatgttaCCTTCCTGTtgtagtggtacctattgatctactcacatttccatgttttcgaactgctatgttggcgactttcagtcagcagtttaacccactgtgccacttttctttttctgtattttcttcttctttttttcccccacacTGCTTTCCTTagtgtgttatttttattttacaatcaACTCTCCATATTCCCATATTCTGGATTTCATTATttactttttcaaaaacaaataattcCGAagcacaaaccttgattttgccattttctataaGGGACATAATTTTACTAAACCGTTATATATTATGAGATTTGACCATCCATGGATTATGATGTCCATGAGGGGTTCTGTATCCAAATCCTAGCAGATACCAACAGCCCATTGTATCTGAAAATTCCTAATAGGAATGACAAAATTGCAAAGATTATAATAAGTTTCTGACTGGCTTTATTATATAGTGATCTGCTAGTTGCTATGTGGCATAATCCcaacaaatataatatataatcaagcAGGTCATAAATAATTGAAAATACATTCTAacctatcttttttatttattaaaaaaagaaatgggcaGAAAGAATCCTAAGCTCGGGAATGGTAGTTTGAGCCCTCTAAAGTACATATGGACAGCTAAAATTCCCCATGTATTTCATCCACCTTCTAAATtggagggaaaaggagggggcAGCTCTCCTGAagggccctccaggaaggaatcaAATTCCTCTGTGCTCAGCTGACCCCCAACATAAGGTCTGATCTTAGCACAGCAGGTAGTGTCTGAGCACAGATAAACATCAGAGTGAGATTAATTAGGGTAATTATAATTTGTCTAGTCTAACCGTATTTAATCCATTGCAGTCTGCTATAAATTAATGAAAATATGCTCTTTAATAATAACACCATGTTTGCTTGAgagttaaaaagaaagaaaacattgacattctccccaccccacccccagctgtgaagaaatgttttgcaaagagtaaATGTTGATAAAACCTGTGGTTGGCAAATCTACCCCCTACTAGTAAATGAGATGCTAACCCTGATCTTGATTATTATAAACTGAGGTCTAATCCAAAGGGAGTTATCACTTCTTCTTTCCTTAGTCTCAGATGTTAGTCATAAGGAGAAAAGAGGGAGCTCTACGCCGAACAGTCTGGGAATCTTAGCATAAAATGTGTTGAAACCACACTGTACAGCAGGGGCACCAGGTTTAAATGCACACCCAAGGTAACATGTGAGCCCCAGGAAAGCCTAACTAGGTAAGCTTCAAGGACAAAGCCATAGGTCAGATTTCTTAAGCAAAATCCAGGAATTTAATAAGATTTACGTAGAAATTGTTTTAAGCATAAACATAGTAGGCAGCAccacaacaaaaatgaagtttaatCTAACAATGCAGAGAAGTTGAGAAAGTAGTAATTATATGGGATAATGATATACTGGTATAACATTTTTAAGCAGCAAAGGAAGCAAAAACAAGTAGGTATTTATTGACATAGATACAAAGCCATTTTACATTGGTTGTAGTACCTCAACAATTATCCATTGACACTGATAAACAAATGCATTATCTCATATACTTATATCAGCAAAACAATACAAATCAGCAGTCTGAAATAGCTGCTGCTATAATTActattttttgttatttgtatcccactttcatCTCAAAATTGGGATgattaaaatagatataaatataggcGGTTTGTCTCATGTATCAAAACCAAACATGCTTCAAAAAGTAAAGGAAAAAATGAGGGACACGAGAATTTGAGGCtgatttattttgttgttgttgttttttaattttagcATCAGCTTTTGTGGATTTCAGCTCTTTGGACATGCAGAGTTAGATGGTCTGAGTCACTGAATGGCTATCTCATATATGCATGTATGATAGATAGAAATATATtatactgtgtgtgtgcatgtgcatgcatgtgtatgaatgtaataaatatatatgCAAGATTTTTGACACCACATATTACACTGATATATCTTTTACTATACCAATGTTTTTGTTCTTTGTAGAAAAGCAGTGCACAAGTATGGAAGCCTTAAGAGTCAGGTTTATACTATGGGGCAATATTGCCACCAGGTGGTTGGATGTTATATTTCCATATGCACGGTTGCTGCAATCTGTGATGATAGTATGCTGCAATGTGGGTTAGATAGATGTTCTGAATACAAACCAGGAGCTAGTCTGATGTGCTCTGTGGCTTGCCCTCCTTGATGTCTACTTGAATGCCATTATCCTTTTGCAGAATGCTCAGTGAAGAAATCTTGTGGCTGAAgtaattaaatgtattttaatattcatgTTGGTGTTGTGCATAACTTAGGAATTCATGCTTATGCAGTGCTGTCAAAAGTGTCCCAAAGTGAGCTGATTGACTGAGGAGGAAAGAGGCTGAAGAGCTGGGAGAGAAAGATATTGGGAGAGACCTTGGGTCTAGGAAACCAGAGCTGGAGTCAGCTGATGGCCTTGGAGGAAGCCACTATCTCTGTCTCCTTTTTCCACCTTTGTATAACAAGGCTTCTACCATGAATGTGTTGTGATGAGGAAAAAATATGAAGATTGCACagtgcttagtttccaaaatctgTTTTGTAAATGCTAAGTGCAGCTGATAAAGAGTAAAGCTTAGAAGGCAAGGAGACCTGAATTGCTAGTGTAGGATTTATTCAAAAGGGCTGGTTGTTTGTGGATGCTGGGAAAGTGTTCACTTTTAAATGAAATAGGAGCAGGATCTCCTTTTAGCTACAATGAGAGTGAGCTTGAGTCTAGGTGCTCCAGGCTTAGTTTTTTGGGGGCTTCATGGGTTGAGCTTTTCTGAACCTCCATTGATTCTCTGTTGCTGTCTCTTTGTCCTTGCAGCGGGAGATCCAGAATACCAGCAGCCTTTCGGCAGATGGAGCCCTGAGTGCCACATGGCCCATTGGCATTGCCTCCCCTTTCCAACCGAAGACTCGCTTTGAGGTGCTTCGCTGGGACTATTTTACAGAAGAGTCAGCTTTTtcctgtgtggatggggcccccAAGTGTGAGCTTCGAGGCGCAGACGCTGCTGATGTTGCAGATGTGGTCACTGAAGCCGTAGAAGAGCTGAACCGCCGCTACCAGCCTGTACTACATGTGCGCAAACAGCAGTTGCTGAACGGCTACCGTCGATTTGACCCCACAAGGGGCATGGAGTACACATTGGATctgcagctggaggtggtgaCTCAGAAGGGACACAGCCGGTCCCTGGCCAAGCGGGTGCACTTGCTGCGCCCCCTCAGTGAGGTAGAGATCATCCCAATGCCCTATGTGACTGAGGCCAGTCGGGTCAACGTCATCTTACCCCTGACGGCAGCAGAGCGGGACTATGCCACACGTTTCCTGGAGGTGTATGCCACGGCAGCTTTTGAGAATGCTGAGAATGCAGTCCTGACCTTCCTTTTCATCTATGACCCTTTTGAAGCTCAACAAGTTGCTCAAAATGACGTCTTTGGGGCAGTGAAAGCCCGCATCACTGAGTATGAACGGCGCTACACTCAAGTGAAGATCCCTTGGATAAGTGTCAAGACAGATGCTCCCTCCCAAATCAAGGTAATGGACATCATCTCCAAGAAGCACCCTGTGGACACCCTCTTCTTTGTGGCTGGCGTGAGCACTGAGGTTACTACTGAGTTCCTGAACCGGTGCCGCATGAACACTATTAACAGCTGGCAGGTTTTCTTTCCCATCCACTTCCAGGGCTACAACCCCACCATCGCTTTCCACAACCAGCCCTTGCCTCTTTCTGGCTTGGACCTGGTGCGGGACGCTGGCCATTTTGACCGCGATGCTTTCAACGAAGCTTGCTTTTACAATGCCGACTACATGGCGGCCCGCACCCGAATGGCAGCTGATGCCCAGGACAATGAGGACATCCTGGAGACCATGGACATCTATGACCTTTTTGTCAAGTACTCGAACCTGCATGTCTTTCGCGCTGTGGAGCCTGCCCTCCTGCAGCACTACAGGCCACAGAGCTGCAACCCCCGGCTGAGCGAAGAGCAGTATCACCGCTGTGTGCAGAGCAGCTTGGAAGGCCTGGGCTCCCGGGCCCAACTGGCCATGGTGCTTTTTGAGCAGGAACAAGGCAACAGCACATGAGAACTTGCCCCACACTCTCCACTGCATTCACTTCACAGCAGAGGAGAGCTGGAAATGACTGTTCAGACTCTGAACCTAGGGTGGCACTCTGGCTGGCCTTGTGGGTTATGCTGCAGGTCATTCATGAGAATGGGAATTATGGGGAGTCATGGGTCCTGGTCTTGTGTTTGTCCTGCTGTGTTCCCCTAGTACAGGCCCTCACCCAGACCTACAAGCCTCACATTAAGGACAGGCAGGACCTGCCTTGGGATTTCCTGACTGGAGTTGCTTGTTCCTGCAGTAGCCTCTGCCTTGTGGGGCACCAGGTCTCTTAGGGGAGGGCCCTTGCATAAGCCAGGGTGGGATGTGCTGAAGTGGAAGAGGTTAGGTTGTTAGACTGGGGCAGAATTCTGACCCATTGGGAAAGAAACAGGAGAACTGCTCAGCCCTTTGGCTGCAGTGTTGGTGTTAAGTTCATGAACACTCCAGACAGGGgaacaaagggttttttttctgtggGAGGGAGGGCGAAGGAATTCATCCTGCGACAGTCCTCCTAGAAACCCTGACTCGGGCTGCTTTAGCCTCAGATCAGTATTGGAAAGGGGAAGAGGGAGGTACAGACTTGGGAGTAGCTTTCTGTAGGAGAAGCAGTTGTCTCCGCTGTCAGGCTGGCTCTGGCATTGTGGGAACGATCCTTATTTCTGACGTTTGCCTGGCTCCTTTTGGCTAATGGCTGAGCTGGAGGTACATGGACTTTGCTTACCTAGCAGCTATGTGTGGTTGCCCAGAACTCTTCAAAGCCACATGGGTTGTGCTGGTCAGCTAGAGTTTTGGACCAGAGAGCAGGCAAGCACCAGAATGGGGAGAAAGAGAGCTTGGCTCTCCAGTGGATTCATATTTAACACGGGGATTGGGGACATttgtcttgcattttaataaactgGAGCGAAGCACACAGTGTTTGTTTCTGGTTTTCTGGTTACACACATGTTGGGAAGACAGAATTGGGCATCTTGTTTTTTATGCTGTTACCTAtagtgtgtatttatatataacaAGTTAAAACTAGCTCTTGTTGCACCCAAGCTGACTAAGGGGGAAATATCAGAgctattattatagtagagttccggttatctgacttcCTCTTATCCAACACACTGTATTATCTGATGCACTGGCATCGTGTCCTCCCAGCGGGTGTCCAGCACCGCAGAAatttccctcctggcaagcacccggcGCTTGGAGAGGCCCCCTGTGCATTGCTgcatagaaaaacagctgtttttctaggcagcagcagGCCTCTTCAAGCcgggtgcttgctgggagggaggagacttttccctcccaACCAGCACCCAGCTTGCCGGgaaggataatagggcctccctattatctaaTAGttttggttatccaacattcggctTGCCCATTTAtatcggataaccggaactctactgtattattcctTTATTAAAATGGGATGATCCACTTT
Encoded here:
- the chpf gene encoding chondroitin sulfate synthase 2, which produces MRFSLVLSLLRPVGPVVVGVSLGFTLSLLSVTWVEEPCGPGQHGDNGGLRGDAGPEAQPHQGAGQGNAARKPNSVPGGLGADPEQSWEPRVLPYKPPNPGKAVKKTIRTRYISTELGMRQRLFVGVLTSKNTLNSLAVAVNRTLGHRLERLVYFTGTRGRKVPHGMMVVTHGDERPIWNMYQTIKYVLDHYVADFDWIFLVQDDTYTEAHRVNHLASHLSIDTLLYMGRPEEFIGGDTPGRYCYGGFGYLLSRALLLRLQPHLESCRNDILSARPDEWLGRCIIDYTGVDCVAEHEGLRYQYFELGKNTDPERESDPRFNAAFTVHPVLDPIQMYRLHRYFARVELEHTYQEIQQLQREIQNTSSLSADGALSATWPIGIASPFQPKTRFEVLRWDYFTEESAFSCVDGAPKCELRGADAADVADVVTEAVEELNRRYQPVLHVRKQQLLNGYRRFDPTRGMEYTLDLQLEVVTQKGHSRSLAKRVHLLRPLSEVEIIPMPYVTEASRVNVILPLTAAERDYATRFLEVYATAAFENAENAVLTFLFIYDPFEAQQVAQNDVFGAVKARITEYERRYTQVKIPWISVKTDAPSQIKVMDIISKKHPVDTLFFVAGVSTEVTTEFLNRCRMNTINSWQVFFPIHFQGYNPTIAFHNQPLPLSGLDLVRDAGHFDRDAFNEACFYNADYMAARTRMAADAQDNEDILETMDIYDLFVKYSNLHVFRAVEPALLQHYRPQSCNPRLSEEQYHRCVQSSLEGLGSRAQLAMVLFEQEQGNST